The following proteins come from a genomic window of Euwallacea fornicatus isolate EFF26 chromosome 9, ASM4011564v1, whole genome shotgun sequence:
- the hyd gene encoding E3 ubiquitin-protein ligase hyd isoform X4 translates to MSSLQYVVHPLPGTEEQFIDRLKEVADRINRLGHTLHPVLSSLRVGIKKICLSSTSIALLLDDGRICRISYNILSDRLDLSKNDSKRSWLLRSSGGAGGASGGGSGSSGGTGGKPTNGGRGCRTRANTRLIPGQRASRGGTNGSSRGAPVIIGTSASGSARPMVTVPAPYVPEELVSQAQVVLQGKSRNLIIRELQRTNLDVNLAVNNLLSRDDEEGEEGDDAADSYVPEDLISLLDGGFHSDHSVIIDADAMFSEDMFGYAGIRNRSGGGRTGRLSDRDATSGGGSGADRDRENFSRWRDRQYFGPRKWLETALRDNPYEKDADHKKKDSACPLWISDDLEFWPEPAPKFSQIATLYSELIALSSNGQLYQWKWNEHEPYKHPENPNIHHPKTIALNLVNEKVVHLSGCSTRCSVATESGKVATWLDELLAPASNKLEHAAQAYTEFLSDRISALFTCPLYTVAKLESGALYWWGVLPFAQRKRLWEKYRAKCRKQRPSSNQSEIVAGSQVCMKNSPMYQPGAVGFTVSAGVPKIGQLQNAAWTLSDTCTFKIMNVQVQASGEKPKEEARPGSSGSSLYVFKKGSSNKRSEDTLTESSGSNSKSSNSKENTDRLDMPPPPSPASSTCSDTGSTSKRQKKLVVTVSDINLDTRKDEEEWHLRDVIFVEDMRNIPTGRVLKVDGAYAAVRFPSTHSREKEGVKDLDDIFQDCRLMRKDDLQVIKSSSTSRVPDCFQKTPRRIQMSENIGQILTIAVDGLGIHSVVRNGTKLTYCIFNISTGRVEQENPLPSDTTAFMGLCPPLINLTCAGESNQTVLILRDGNNTIYPLAKDCADAIRDPQFLDLPPVKCVAASTVAVPSTSLNMKNQVALVVFALEQQVLMPKILRCDIEGVRQVLGQLDQDLKLNTVTRPSILTERCDGNRNIFHAVLNMCTPPSNKDSDTIQEDPIRYIQVQEDQIPTQSWPPETFDVASGDEDSIMSLGSSAANKGSSHNHSLSNTIVHPSERRSNAMQILHFLLYESSTIESHLIELLCAKDAQGQTPFMLAVSSRSYPAALEIFERIMKLGTAQEREEMIFPKGSNADHSPLHVLCCNDTCSFTWTGAEHINQDIFECRTCGLTGTLCCCTECARVCHKGHDCKLKRTSPTAYCDCWEKCKCKALIMGNQSVRYELLSRLVKDTNLVCLPNSRGESILLFLVQTVGRQNQEQRQFSKSRPRTSSRNKTPSSDIESDMPEHDLEPPRFSRRALECLLSDWKAVKSMIMSGMREPGDLQLNDQPYVSGQSGTTLLDKFTHCFLVKCQMSTDVLAETLIKEMKNPDKKLSDLARFVARRFVRSVVRIFVIFSIEMAPTSSKRRVLNNQNQPLIRCKRLFQSLSKLAIEELCETADSLIAPVRLGVARPTAPFSLATSPNDVLNGSEELFLVDPLAPSTSRQNSQSTSVAFPYLNESIRRSQAARELLNIIDSEGLGMAVDNDDDVASDHEDHQTERDLSLVGQAPSLAESENQEAPADQPEGRLQGEESDPELDLLAETESDSDDNHSNQDAASAQRSVQTGATAGSDSGGLLLFPEDESGESSQQEEEESEAGTDEPDNEEYVTEEQLERRRSRYSTAAGGSGQRSNLAPQNMQWAIRSRESGRSTGVRLANGSNLVFIDPTSLRRSTTGSATVAASSEPITMATTASCLARAFGIVVRQIADLLSTVSNNSSTGIPSSSYMGVSQDDICNVQIYLEFRLKSTWDWLLTVMDATEAQLKFGASLTNSLENGGVSVTTNSSTSSSSASGIGTQLHPTSAGSGGGHRRVPVRSLLASLADLVGSSSGVVRSSRAHALAGAAGGSVGSRIVGFTTNVENSRTRPDRDGDGHAARREFLSYCLSLMRAHNSEHLDSLPILDVSALKHVAYVFDALIYYMRSGMLDNRDEDIRSQNNMLPLPPCYDQDENENEEADEDIAVNMDTDSLDDQEVSNLASNISSNLNSSSQHGFSGKGRKHSFFQRSESTLCLGCPPPDPFETPMSEALPLADQPHLLQPNARREDLFGIPKQPITLSSTGNSDNPLEQLPTKLSLSTRTTEYAMRQPAHANHPISNALNVMGPNPLTYPKNYNPDAEVTREVQIQTEPSLASTSREPQPGPSSGSLSPHKDQKKRTMQPFESLLAAIGNKASEEAINEKPQDLSARNIPVSSIPLPPDVPQSSRPQIIVSPRKSEIPMDCNSQDSLVESTDRIATDVNLSLPGSSRSPGKSVIVRAGSSMVNTQSQKSNDSDIMMDVQQPETLENQEISANVTVVTTSVSQEPSKSPTIGQVVSHDLLLGRWRLSLDLFGRVFMEDVGLEPGSIVSELGGFPVKEAKFRRDMEKLRNNQQRDLTLSKIERDRTQLLMQTFKELNTQYSSYNRRNSSSPPLAVNKVKVTFKDEPGEGSGVARSFYTAIAEAILSNEKLPSLEAVQVVDSKYSQYNVLQRVKDRRIKKFRGSLPRLRQRDREILRRSLPSRGSGRNRDHHRRTMSVDARPFVPAENMHHNADAPSMPDLSAGPGSGGVNSLPNEHLTTHQQQLGDRLYPKVYNLHPTFAGRITGMLLELSPAQLLLLLASEESLRSKVEEAVEMILAHSQSHADMGSDSLLDFERGSRKSTGSRGVNSDNSVLEEGASEEEDIAPLFYCPGKRGFYAPRQGKATFERLNAFRNVGRLLGLCLLQNELCPIFLTRHVLKSILGRPIKFHDLAFFDPVVYESLRQLVVDAETKDGYSLFSALDLNFTIDLGPEEGGGTMEIVPNGKEIEVTASNVYDYVRKYAKYRMIKVQEKAIESIRTGVFDVLPEGSLDGLTAEDLRLLLNGVGDINVQVLISYTSFNDESGESGERLVKFKRWLWSIVEKMTHLERQDLVYFWTGSPALPASEDGFQPMPSVTIRPADDAHLPTANTCISRLYIPLYSSRTVLRQKLLLAIKIKNFGFV, encoded by the exons ATGAGTTCTTTACAATATGTAGTGCATCCGTTACCTGGTACCGAAGAACAGTTCATTGATAG GCTCAAGGAAGTTGCAGATAGAATTAATCGCCTAGGGCATACTCTTCATCCAGTTTTGTCAAGTCTTCGTGTTGGTATTAAGAAGATTTGTCTCAGTTCCACTTCAATTGCTTTGTTGTTAGATGACGGTAGAATATGCCGGATTTCTTACAATATTCTCTCTGACAGATTAGACTTGAGcaaaaatgattcaaaaag ATCTTGGTTGTTGCGCAGTTCAGGGGGGGCTGGAGGAGCTTCGGGCGGAGGTTCTGGTTCAAGTGGCGGAACAGGTGGAAAACCCACCAATGGAGGACGAGGTTGCCGAACTAGGGCTAATACCAGACTCATTCCTGGACAAAGAGCTAGTAGGGGAGGTACTAATGGAA GTAGTCGAGGTGCGCCTGTCATAATAGGAACTTCTGCATCAGGCAGTGCAAGGCCTATGGTGACAGTCCCAGCTCCTTATGTTCCTGAAGAACTTGTATCCCAAGCTCAAGTTGTACTACAGGGGAAAAGcaggaatttaataattagagAATTGCAA AGGACCAATTTAGACGTAAATCTCGCAGTAAACAATCTTTTATCGCGCGACGACGAAGAAGGCGAGGAAGGTGACGACGCAGCTGACTCTTACGTCCCGGAAGATCTAATTTCATTACTCGATGGGGGATTTCATTCCGATCATTCAGTCATCATCGATGCCGATGCTATGTTTTCTGAAGACATGTTTGGATATGCTGGAATTAGGAA tCGCAGCGGTGGAGGTCGCACTGGGAGACTCTCAGATAGAGATGCAACTTCAGGTGGAGGTAGTGGTGCGGATAGAGATAGAGAAAACTTTTCCAGATGGCGCGACAGGCAATATTTCGGTCCGAGAAAGTGGTTGGAAACTGCATTGAGAGACAATCCTTATGAAAAGGATGCag ATCACAAGAAAAAAGACAGTGCATGTCCCCTTTGGATATCAGATGATTTGGAGTTTTGGCCAGAGCCGGCTCCCAAATTCTCTCAAATTGCTACTTTATACAGTGAACTTATAGCTCTATCTAGCAATGGACAACTTTATCAATGGAAGTGGAATGAGCATGAGCCTTACAAACATCCAGAG AACCCTAATATTCATCACCCAAAGACTATAGCCCTGAATTTGGTAAATGAAAAAGTGGTTCATCTCTCGGGTTGTTCCACCCGTTGTTCAGTTGCCACTGAAAGCGGCAAAGTAGCAACATGGCTAGACGAGTTGCTGGCCCCTGCTTCAAATAAATTGGAGCATGCCGCACAAGCGTACACAGAGTTCTTGAGTGATCGAATATCTGCCTTGTTTACTTGTCCCTTGTACACTGTTGCCAAGTTGGAAAGCGGAGCTTTATATTGGTG GGGAGTTTTGCCGTTCGCACAGCGCAAGCGTTTGTGGGAAAAATACAGGGCGAAATGTCGAAAGCAGCGTCCTTCATCAAACCAATCGGAGATCGTTGCCGGTTCTCAGGTGTGCATGAAAAATAGTCCGATGTATCAGCCAGGCGCCGTTG GTTTTACAGTATCTGCTGGAGTTCCCAAAATCGGTCAATTACAAAATGCAGCCTGGACATTAAGTGATACTtgcacttttaaaataatgaatgtgCAAGTACAAGCTTCCGGCGAAAAACCCAAGGAAGAGGCAAGGCCAGGGTCAAGTGGTTCTAGCTTAt ATGTTTTTAAGAAAGGTTCGTCCAACAAACGGTCTGAGGATACCCTTACTGAAT CTTCGGGTTCAAACTCAAAATCCTCTAATTCCAAAGAAAATACAGACAGACTGGATATGCCTCCGCCTCCATCTCCCGCATCCAGTACCTGTAGCGACACTGGAAGCACAAGTA AGCGTCAAAAGAAGTTGGTGGTAACGGTTTCCGATATAAATCTGGACACTCGCAAAGACGAAGAAGAGTGGCATTTGCGTGATGTGATTTTCGTCGAAGATATGCGTAATATACCCACGGGACGCGTGCTCAAAGTAGATGGAGCATATGCTGCGGTTCGTTTTCCATCTACACATTCTCGTGAAAAGGAAGGTGTAAAGGATTTGGATGATATCTTTCAGGATTGTCGTTTAATGAGAAAAGATGATCTTCAG GTAATAAAGTCGAGTTCCACCTCGAGAGTGCCGGACTGCTTTCAGAAAACACCTCGGAGGATTCAGATGTCTGAAAACATCGGACAAATTTTAACTATTGCAGTTGACGGGTTGGGGATTCATTCAGTTGTGCGTAATGGCACGAAGCTCACCTATTGCATTTTCAACATCAGCACTGGTCGTGTGGAGCAAGAAAATCCCTTGCCTAGCGATACAACAGCCTTTATGGGTCTTTGTCCTCCATTGATAAATCTTACTTGCGCCGGAGAG AGCAATCAGACAGTCCTGATACTGCGAGATGGGAACAACACTATTTATCCTCTAGCCAAGGACTGCGCTGATGCAATACGCGACCCTCAATTTCTTGATTTGCCTCCAGTTAAATGTGTAGCTGCTAGTACTGTAGCCGTTCCGAGTACAAGCCTTAACATGAAAAATCAAGTTGCTTTAGTGGTTTTTGCTTTGGAGCAGCAGGTGTTAATGCCCAAGATCCTAAGGTGTGATATTGAAGGTGTCAGACAG GTTTTAGGGCAATTGGATCAAGATCTTAAATTAAATACTGTTACAAGACCGTCGATTTTGACTGAGAGATGCGACGGGAACAGGAATATATTTCATGCTGTTTTGAATATGTGTACTCCCCCATCAAATAAAGATAGTGATACTATACAGGAAGATCCGATTAGGTATATTCAGGTTCAGGAGGATCAAATTCCCACCCAGAGCTGGCCGCCAGAGACTTTTGACGTAGCATCTg GCGATGAGGACAGTATAATGAGCCTTGGCAGCAGTGCAGCCAACAAAGGCAGTAGTCACAATCACAGCTTATCCAACACCATTGTGCATCCTTCAGAACGTCGCTCGAATGCAATGCAGATTCTCCACTTTCTTCTCTATGAATCCAGTACTATTGAAAGTCATTTAATAGAGTTACTGTGCGCCAAAGACGCGCAAGGTCAAACCCCGTTCATGCTCGCAGTTTCCTCACGAAGCTATCCGGCTGcccttgaaatttttgaaagaataATGAAGCTCGGAACTGCCCAAGAACGTGAAGAAATGATTTTCCCCAAGGGATCTAACGCAGACCATTCACCTCTTCATGTATTGTGCTGCAACGATACTTGCAGCTTTACTTGGACCGGTGCTGAACACATTAATCAAGACATATTTGAATGCAGAACTTGCGGGTTGACGGGAACTTTGTGCTGTTGCACGGAATGCGCCAGGGTTTGCCATAAAGGTCACGATTGCAAATTGAAGAGAACCTCACCTACGGCTTATTGTGACTGCTGGGAGAAGTGTAAATGTAAAGCCCTTATTATGGGCAATCAGTCTGTGAGATACGAATTGTTAAGCAGGCTGGTTAAGGACACAAATTTAGTGTGCCTGCCCAATTCTAGGGGTGAAAGTATTTTGCTGTTCCTAGTGCAGACTGTGGGCAGACAAAACCAGGAACAGAGACAGTTTAGTAAGTCTAGGCCGCGCACTAGTTCGCGGAATAAGACTCCGTCTTCGGATATTGAGTCTGATATGCCCGAACATGACTTGGAACCGCCGCGATTTAGTCGAAGGGCGCTGGAATGCTTGCTCTCCGATTGGAAGGCAGTCAAGAGTATGATTATGTCTGGAATGAGAGAGCCTGGTGATTTACAG CTTAATGATCAGCCCTATGTGTCTGGCCAATCCGGAACAACGTTATTGGATAAATTTACTCACTGCTTTCTAGTCAAGTGCCAAATGTCGACTGATGTACTGGcagaaactttaataaaagaaatgaaaaatcctGATAAAAAGCTTAGTGATTTGGCCAG ATTTGTGGCCAGAAGATTCGTCCGGTCAGTGGTGCGCATTTTCGTAATATTTAGCATAGAAATGGCCCCAACTTCTTCAAAAAGGCGTGTTTTAAACAATCAAAATCAGCCGTTAATACGGTGCAAGAGGCTGTTTCAATCGTTGAGCAAATTAGCTATTGAAGAATTGTGTGAAACGGCAGATTCACTGATAGCTCCGGTGAGATTGGGCGTCGCAAGACCTACTGCTCCCTTTTCGTTAGCAACCTCACCAAATGATGTTCTAAAT GGATCAGAAGAGTTGTTCTTAGTCGATCCTCTGGCACCCAGCACATCCAGACAAAACAGTCAAAGCACATCAGTAGCCTTCCCTTATTTAAATGAATCTATAAGAAGGTCTCAGGCCGCTAGGGAATTGTTGAATATCATCGATTCAGAAg GCCTTGGCATGGCAGTTGATAATGATGATGACGTCGCATCGGACCATGAAGATCATCAGACAGAGCGGGACTTGAGTTTGGTGGGCCAGGCTCCATCTTTGGCGGAAAGCGAGAATCAGGAAGCTCCTGCTGACCAACCAGAAGGACGGTTGCAG GGCGAGGAGTCAGACCCAGAATTGGACCTTTTGGCTGAAACTGAAAGCGACAGCGACGATAATCATAGCAATCAGGACGCGGCTAGTGCACAAAGGTCCGTCCAGACTGGTGCTACAGCAGGCAGTGATTCAG GAGGTCTGCTGTTATTCCCTGAAGATGAAAGCGGCGAATCAAGTCAACAGGAAGAAGAGGAAAGTGAGGCTGGTACCGACGAACCTGATAATGAGGAATATGTGACGGAAGAACAATTGGAGAGGCGTAG AAGCCGTTACAGCACTGCCGCCGGCGGCTCAGGTCAACGTTCGAATCTCGCACCGCAGAACATGCAGTGGGCGATCAGGTCTAGGGAATCAGGACGGTCAACTGGAGTCCGTTTAGCGAACGGCTCAAATCTGGTGTTTATAGATCCCACTTCTTTGAGAAGATCAACTACGGGAAGTGCTACGGTTGCTGCTAGTTCGGAACCCATTACCATGGCCACAACTGCCAGTTGTTTGGCGAGAGCGTTTG GAATCGTGGTGCGACAAATTGCAGATCTCCTTTCCACTGTTTCTAATAATTCAAGTACAGGAATTCCCTCATCCTCCTATATGGGAGTATCTCAAGACGATATCTGCAACGTGCAG ATCTACCTAGAATTCCGTTTAAAATCCACATGGGATTGGCTGCTAACCGTAATGGACGCTACCGAAGCCCAACTGAAATTCGGTGCATCTTTAACCAACTCTTTGGAGAATGGAGGCGTGAGTGTTACCACAAATAGTAGCACTTCATCGTCGAGCGCCTCAGGAATCGGCACTCAGCTACACCCGACGTCAGCAGGCTCAGGAGGTGGGCATCGTCGAGTGCCTGTTCGCTCCCTTTTAGCCTCACTTGCTGATTTAG TAGGTTCCAGTTCGGGGGTGGTGAGATCAAGTAGGGCTCATGCCTTAGCGGGTGCTGCAGGTGGATCCGTGGGTAGTCGTATTGTTGGATTTACTACGAATGTGGAAAATAGCCGGACTCGGCCAGATAGGGATG GTGACGGTCACGCCGCAAGGAGGGAGTTTTTGTCATATTGCTTGTCTTTAATGCGTGCCCACAACAGTGAACATCTGGATTCGTTGCCAATATTGGACGTATCGGCCCTTAAGCATGTGGCTTACGTGTTTGACGCTTTAATCTATTACATGCGTTCTGGAATGCTAGATAATAG GGACGAAGATATAAGAAGCCAGAACAATATGTTGCCATTGCCGCCATGTTATGATCAGGACGAAAACGAGAATGAAGAAGCGGATGAAGATATTGCCGTGAACATGGATACAGACTCACTTGATGATCAGGAAGTATCGAACTTGGCCAGTAACATATCCAGCAACCTGAACAGCTCATCCCAACATGGGTTTAGCGGGAAGGGACGGAAGCATAGTTTTTTCCAG AGATCAGAATCAACATTGTGTTTGGGTTGTCCTCCTCCCGATCCTTTCGAAACTCCAATGTCTGAAGCCCTGCCATTGGCAGATCAACCCCATCTTCTGCAGCCGAATGCTCGTCGTGAGGATCTATTTGGCATTCCCAAACAACCTATAACTTTAAGTTCCACAG GGAACTCTGATAATCCACTGGAGCAATTACCAACAAAACTAAGTTTATCAACTAGAACTACAGAATACGCAATGCGGCAGCCGGCTCACGCCAACCATCCTATTTCAAATGCCCTTAACGTCATGGGTCCTAATCCTTTAACGTACCCCAAAAACTACAACCCAGATGCTGAAGTAACTAGAGAAGTGCAg ATTCAAACGGAGCCAAGCCTGGCAAGCACTTCAAGAGAGCCCCAACCGGGGCCTAGTAGCGGAAGTTTGTCCCCGCACAAAGACCAAAAGAAGAGGACCATGCAGCCCTTTGAAAGCCTGCTGGCAGCTATCGGTAATAAAGCTAGTG aGGAGGCCATTAACGAAAAGCCACAAGACCTGTCGGCGAGAAATATTCCAGTGTCATCGATCCCATTGCCTCCTGACGTGCCTCAAAGTTCCAGACCTCAAATAATAGTTTCACCGAGAAAATCTGAAATTCCAATGGACTGCAATAGTCAAGATTCG TTGGTTGAAAGCACAGATCGTATCGCAACCGATGTCAATTTATCCCTTCCAGGATCGTCGAGAAGTCCTGGTAAAAGTGTAATTGTTCGAGCTGGATCATCAATG GTGAACACCCAGAGTCAGAAATCGAACGATTCCGATATTATGATGGACGTGCAGCAGCCGGAAACGTTGGAAAATCAAGAGATTTCTGCCAATGTTACAGTGGTGACAACCTCTGTGAGTCAGGAACCTTCCAAATCACCGACAATTGGGCAGGTTGTGTCTCATGATTTGCTGTTAG GGCGTTGGAGATTATCCTTGGATCTGTTCGGCCGCGTATTCATGGAAGACGTTGGTTTAGAACCAGGTTCAATCGTGTCCGAATTAGGCGGATTTCCCGTCAAAGAAGCCAAATTCAGGCGGGACATGGAAAAATTGAGGAACAACCAACAGAGAGATTTGACATTGTCAAAAATCGAGCGTGATCGTACTCAACTTTTAATGCAAACTTTCAAGGAACTTAATACGCAGTACAGTAGTTACAATCGAAGAAATTCTTCTTCTCCCCCTTTAGCAGTCAATAA AGTTAAAGTTACATTTAAAGACGAGCCAGGTGAGGGTAGCGGCGTAGCCCGAAGTTTCTATACTGCAATAGCTGAGGCTATCTTGTCCAATGAAAAATTACCCAGCTTGGAAGCAGTTCAAGTGGTGGATAGCAAGTACAGTCAGTACAATGTTCTTCAGAG GGTGAAGGACagacgaattaaaaaattcaggggTTCACTACCGAGACTGCGGCAACGGGACAGGGAGATCCTCCGACGGTCGTTGCCTTCTAGAGGTTCCGGTAGGAACCGTGACCATCACAGACGCACAATGAGTGTTGATGCGAGGCCATTTGTCCCCGCCGAGAATATGCATCACAACGCGGATGCTCCGTCTATGCCAGACCTGTCTGCTGGTCCAGGTTCGGGAGGAGTCAATTCTCTCCCCAACGAACATTTAACAACGCACCAGCAGCAGCTCGGAGACAGATTGTACCCGAAGGTTTATAATTTGCATCCGACTTTTGCCGGTAGGATAACCG GGATGTTGTTAGAGTTGTCTCCAGCACAGTTACTTCTGCTTTTGGCTTCGGAAGAATCTTTGCGATCAAAAGTAGAGGAAGCGGTGGAAATGATACTCGCACATTCTCAGTCTCATGCCGATATGGGTTCGGATTCTCTATTAG aTTTCGAACGCGGTTCGAGAAAAAGCACTGGTTCCCGAGGCGTCAACTCGGATAATTCTGTTCTAGAAGAGGGTGCTTCGGAAGAAGAAGATATTGCGCCTCTATTTTATTGTCCAGGAAAGAGGGGATTCTACGCACCCAGACAAGGCAAGGCTACCTTTGAAAGGTTGAATGCCTTTAGGAACGTGGGAAG GTTGTTGGGTTTGTGTTTGTTGCAAAACGAACTTTGCCCGATATTTCTAACACGCCACGTACTGAAGTCCATTCTGGGGCGACCCATAAAATTCCACGATTTAGCCTTTTTTGATCCTGTAGTTTACGAATCTCTCAGGCAATTGGTAGTAGATGCCGAGACTAAGGATGGCTATAGTTTGTTTTCGGCTTTGGATTTGAATTTCAC AATTGATTTAGGACCAGAAGAAGGTGGCGGTACCATGGAAATTGTACCTAACGGAAAAGAAATTGAAGTAACGGCAAGCAATGTGTACGATTATGTTCGGAAGTACGCCAAATACAGAATGATTAAAGTTCAGGAAAAAGCAATAGAA AGCATTCGTACTGGAGTATTCGACGTCCTCCCTGAAGGGTCTCTCGACGGATTAACTGCAGAAGACTTAAGACTACTCTTGAATGGGGTGGGTGATATTAACGTGCAGGTGCTGATTTCTTACACATCCTTCAACGACGAATCTGGAGAGAGTGGCGAAAGACTTGTCAAATTCAAGAGATGGCTGTGGTCTATCGTAGAGAAAATGACGCACTTAGAAAGACAAGATTTG gtttatttttGGACTGGATCCCCAGCTTTACCGGCTAGCGAAGATGGCTTCCAGCCGATGCCCTCAGTGACTATTAGGCCCGCCGATGACGCTCATCTTCCCACCGCCAATACGTGCATTTCACGTCTTTACATACCGCTTTACAGCAGCCGGACAGTTCTAAGACAAAAGCTGTTGCTGGcaatcaaaataaagaatttcgGCTTTGTTTGA